In Camelina sativa cultivar DH55 chromosome 16, Cs, whole genome shotgun sequence, a single window of DNA contains:
- the LOC104700237 gene encoding proteinaceous RNase P 1, chloroplastic/mitochondrial, with protein MLRVTCFSRACCPLFSMMLKVPSVHLHHPSFSSFRWYHTSLLVKGTRDRQLFNLVERSRHLCTLPLATAKQSAASPSGNLSRKAKKKAIQQSPEAVLKQKLDMCSRKGDVLEALRLYDEARRNGVQLSQYHYNVLLYVCSLAEAETDSSPNPGLSRGFDIFKQMIVDKVVPNEATFTNGARLAVAKDDPEMAFDMVIQMKAFGIQPRLRSYGPALFGFCRKGNADKAYEVDAHMIESEVVPEEPELAALLKVSMDTKNADKVYETLQRLRELVRQVSKSTFDTIEEWFKSEAAAEVGVKKWDVKKIRDAVVSGGGGWHGQGWLGTGKWNVERTEMDENGVCKCCKEKLVCIDINPVETETFAASLTRLACEREVRANFNQFQEWLERHGPFDAVIDGANMGLVNQRSFSFFQLNNTVQRCQQISPSKRLPLVILHKSRVNGGPATYPKNRALLEKWKNAGALYATPPGSNDDWYWLYAAVTCKCLLVTNDEMRDHLFQLLGNSFFPRWKEKHQVRISVSRENGLTLHMPPPYSIVTQESEDGTWHVPMSVEDDLQTSRQWLCAKRSKTP; from the exons ATGCTGCGTGTAACTTGTTTTTCTCGGGCGTGTTGTCCTTTATTTTCAATGATGCTCAAAGTCCCATCTGTTCATCTCCACCATCCTAGTTTTTCTTCATTTCGTTGGTACCATACTTCCTTACTTGTCAAAGGTACCCGTGATAGACAACTTTTTAATCTTGTTGAGCGTAGCAGACATCTATGCACACTCCCCCTCGCTACTGCTAAACAATCAGCAGCTTCTCCTTCTGGAAACTTATCGAGGAAAGCGAAGAAGAAAGCTATTCAGCAGTCTCCTGAGGCAGTGTTGAAACAAAAGCTAGATATGTGCTCTAGGAAAGGTGATGTCTTGGAAGCTCTTCGCTTGTACGATGAGGCGAGGCGCAATGGCGTGCAGCTCAGCCAGTACCATTATAATGTGTTGCTCTATGTTTGCTCGTTGGCTGAGGCAGAAACAGATTCTTCTCCTAATCCAGGGCTTAGTAGgggttttgatatatttaagCAGATGATTGTTGACAAAGTTGTTCCCAATGAAGCAACTTTCACAAATGGTGCTAGACTTGCCGTTGCAAAGGATGACCCGGAAATGGCTTTCGATATGGTGATACAGATGAAAGCCTTTGGTATTCAACCACGGCTGAGATCCTATGGACCAGCCCTTTTTGGTTTCTGTAGGAAGGGTAATGCAGACAAAGCTTATGAAGTCGATGCACATATGATTGAATCAGAGGTTGTCCCTGAGGAACCTGAGCTTGCTGCTCTTTTGAAAGTTAGTATGGATACGAAAAACGCAGACAAGGTCTATGAGACGTTGCAGCGGTTGAGAGAATTGGTGAGACAGGTTTCGAAATCGACTTTTGATACGATTGAAGAGTGGTTTAAATCTGAAGCCGCTGCAGAAGTTGGAGTTAAGAAATGGGATGTGAAGAAAATAAGGGATGCGGTTgtgagtggtggtggtgggtgGCATGGACAGGGATGGCTTGGGACTGGCAAGTGGAATGTTGAAAGAACAGAGATGGATGAGAATGGTGTGTGTAAATGCTGCAAAGAGAAGCTTGTTTGTATTGATATCAATCCGGTTGAGACAGAAACCTTCGCTGCATCATTGACCCGATTAGCCTGTGAAAGAGAAGTCAGAGCTAATTTTAATCAGTTTCAG GAATGGCTGGAAAGACATGGACCGTTTGATGCAGTTATTGACGGAGCCAACATGGGCTTAGTCAACCAGCGCAGTTTCAGCTTCTTCCAG CTTAACAATACTGTCCAGAGATGTCAACAAATAAGTCCGTCGAAAAGATTACCACTTGTGATCCTGCACAAGAGTCGTGTAAATGGAGGTCCAGCTACTTATCCTAAAAACAGAGCCTTGCTAGAGAAATGGAAAAACGCTGGTGCTCTCTATGCTACTCCTCCTGGCTCAAACGATGATTG GTATTGGCTTTACGCAGCTGTAACTTGCAAGTGTTTATTGGTGACAAACGACGAGATGAGAGACCATCTCTTCCAACTACTTGGAAATAGTTTCTTCCCAAGGTGGAAAGAGAAGCATCAG GTTCGGATCTCTGTCTCAAGAGAAAATGGACTCACACTACACATGCCACCTCCATACTCCATCGTTACACAG GAGTCTGAAGATGGAACATGGCATGTCCCAATGAGCGTGGAAGATGATCTCCAAACATCAAGGCAATGGTTATGCGCAAAACGATCCAAAACCCCTTGA
- the LOC104749648 gene encoding cysteine-rich and transmembrane domain-containing protein A-like, with translation MSQYSQNQSAGAYPTPPVSTGPYVAPPPLGYPTNNTSYVTAAPVETKSKGDGFFKGCLAAMCCCCVLDACF, from the exons ATGAGCCAATACAGCCAAAACCAATCAGCAG GAGCTTATCCTACGCCGCCAGTGTCTACCGGTCCCTACGTGGCACCGCCACCTCTCGGTTACCCTACAAACAATACGAGTTATGTAACGGCGGCTCCGGTCGAGACAAAGTCCAAGGGTGATGGATTCTTTAAAGGCTG TCTTGCGGCCATGTGTTGCTGTTGTGTCCTCGACGCCTGCTTCTGA
- the LOC104753336 gene encoding carnosine N-methyltransferase-like (The sequence of the model RefSeq protein was modified relative to this genomic sequence to represent the inferred CDS: added 15 bases not found in genome assembly): protein MSETETASAPAPAPAPAPGIVKDMAPETQTPREVDDEEEEKISRQKKLEEALEAQSLRRIISAYLNYPEASEEDLKRWERSYRKLSPAHKALVPHFPMKFQGLRERISANSLFIYHMLQAFEPPIDLSQELDGCEDSNLECAPHEKYTLDERHDSSCQPALTNSCTYQEESKHIREPIAGVSIEELQRKEAHNHSPKDHSADTKINNKTCECDGGQLNHDHSSVSFSSHNWLDSSIQTHVPLVDVDKVRCIIRNIVRDWAAEGQRERDQCYKPILEELDSLFPNRQKESSPPACLVPGAGLGRLALEISCLGFICQGNEFSYYMMICSSFILNHTEDAGEWTIYPWIHSNCNSLSDSDQLRPIAIPDIHPASAGITEGFSMCGGDFVEVYNESSHAGMWDAVVTCFFIDTAHNIIEYIETISKILKDGGVWINLGPLLYHFADTYGHENEMSIELSLEDVKRVASHYGFVIEKESTIETTYTTNPRAMMQNRYYTAFWTMRKTCAIATT, encoded by the exons ATGTCGGAGACGGAGACGGCGTCGGCACCGGCACCGGCACCGGCACCGGCACCGGGAATAGTGAAAGATATGGCGCCGGAAACGCAGACGCCGAGGGAAGTggatgatgaagaggaggagaaaatATCCCGTcagaagaagcttgaagaagctCTCGAAGCCCAATCTCTCCGCCGCATTATCAGTGCTTAcctcaa TTATCCCGAGGCTTCAGAAGAGGATCTGAAAAGATGGGAAAGATCATATCGGAAGCTGTCTCCTGCACACAAG GCATTGGTACCCCATTTCCCTATGAAGTTTCAAGGATTAAGAGA GCGTATATCGGCGAATTCACTTTTCATATATCATATGCTTCAG GCTTTTGAGCCACCTATAGATTTGAGTCAGGAACTTGATGGTTGTGAAGACTCAAATTTAGAATGTGCTCCACATGAGAAATATACTCTAGATGAAAGGCACGACTCTTCTTGCCAGCCGGCCTTGACCAATAGTTGTACATATCAGGAGGAAAGCAAACACATTCGTGAGCCAATAGCAGGAGTGTCTATTGAG GAGCTTCAAAGGAAGGAAGCTCATAATCATTCTCCCAAGGATCACTCTGCAGAcacaaaaatcaataataagaCATGTGAATGTGATGGAGGCCAGTTAAATCATGACCATAGCAGT gtATCATTTTCATCCCATAATTGGTTGGATTCATCGATACAGACACATGTTCCTTTAGTTGATGTAGATAAG GTTCGTTGTATAATACGAAATATAGTTCGAGACTGGGCAGCAGAG GGTCAGAGAGAACGAGATCAATGTTACAAGCCTATCCTTGAAGAGCTTGATTCCTTGTTTCCTAATCGTCAGAAGGA CTGTTTAGTCCCTGGTGCTGGACTTGGACGTCTGGCCCTTGAAATTTCTTGTCTAG GTTTCATATGCCAAGGAAATGAATTTTCATACTACATGATGATATGCTCAAGTTTCATTCTTAATCA TACAGAAGACGCTGGTGAGTGGACTATATACCCCTGGATACACAGCAACTGCAATTCGCTTTCGGACAGTGATCAACTACGCCCTATTGCTATTCCTGATATTCATCCTGCAAG TGCAGGAATAACAGAAGGTTTCTCAATGTGTGGTGGTGATTTTGTTGAAGTATACAATGAATCAAGTCATGCAG GAATGTGGGATGCAGTTGTTACTTGCTTTTTCATTGACACTGCTCATAACATCATCGAGTACATTGAAACCATATCCAAGATCTTAAAAGACGGAGGG GTTTGGATAAATTTAGGACCACTGTTGTATCATTTTGCGGACACATATGGCCACGAAAAT GAAATGTCAATCGAGCTAAGTTTGGAGGATGTAAAGAGGGTTGCTTCACATTATGGATTCGTGATTGAG AAAGAAAGTACAATTGAAACAACTTACACTACAAATCCCCGGGCTATGATGCAG AACCGATACTATACTGCCTTCTGGACAATGAGAAAGACATGTGCAATAGCAACAACTTAA
- the LOC104749650 gene encoding uncharacterized protein LOC104749650, with the protein MDFSPINCLIFDLDDTLYPLKTGLAPAVKKNIDDFLVEKFGFPESKASSLRVELFKTYGSTLAGLRALGHDVHPDEYHSFVHGRLPYGSIEPNSKLRNLLNKIKQRKIIFTNSDRNHAVTVLKKLGLEDCFEEMICFETMNPNLFGSGSATTRPDEHPVVLKPSLAAMDICIRVANVDPRRTVFLDDNIHNITAGKSVGLRTILVGRAEKTKDADYAVETVTEIATEVPEILTTAKASTGGYEAGGERIRRSKSELEGMASITAVGA; encoded by the exons ATGGATTTCTCTCCGATTAACTGCCTCATTTTCG ACTTGGATGACACATTATACCCTCTGAAAACTGGATTGGCGCCAGCTGTCAAGAAGAATATTGATG ATTTTCTAGTGGAGAAATTTGGATTTCCAGAAAGTAAAGCTTCAAGTTTAAGAGTTGAGCTCTTTAAAACGTATGGAAGTACCCTTGCGGGTCTCAGG gCGTTAGGCCATGATGTTCATCCTGATGAATATCACAG tttcGTGCACGGAAGATTACCATATGGCTCGATCGAACCAAACAGCAAGCTACGTAACCTtctgaacaaaatcaaacagagGAAAATT ATTTTTACGAATTCGGACAGGAACCATGCGGTGACGGTTCTGAAGAAACTGGGGTTAGAAGATTGTTTTGAAGAGATGATTTGTTTCGAAACAATGAACCCGAATTTATTCGGATCCGGATCAGCAACAACACGACCCGATGAACACCCCGTTGTTCTTAAGCCTTCGTTGGCCGCTATGGATATTTGTATTCGCGTAGCCAACGTTGACCCTCGTAGAACAGTGTTTTTGGATGATAATATCCACAATATTACCGCGGGTAAATCTGTCGGGCTCCGCACAATCctg gttggGAGAGCAGAAAAGACGAAAGATGCGGATTACGCGGTTGAGACGGTAACTGAGATAGCTACGGAGGTGCCGGAGATTTTGACGACGGCAAAAGCTAGTACGGGTGGATATGAAGCCGGGGGTGAGAGGATCAGAAGGAGCAAGAGTGAGCTGGAGGGTATGGCTTCGATCACAGCCGTCGGTGCGTAA